The DNA sequence TTCTGTAATTTACCATCAGAGGATATATAAAAATAATGCATATATTCAAATAGATACATACCTAGAAAAATGGCACAATATTTGCTCTTTAATCATATAGGGATATTCTTAAGAAAGGAGGCCATAGATTGGTGAAAAGATTGAACAACAGATATGTGATGCTCCTTGCTTTACTCGTCATCTGGTTGGGTTTTACGTCCCCGCCGGCGAACGCTGTTGAGGTTTATTTTAACGATTTTGAGGGGACAGCGCCGTGGGCGGAGTGGTCAGCCGGCGGGAAGGCCACCACCCCCAGCGGCCGTCACTTTTTGGGAACCCATGCCACTTATGGCTTTGGCAACGAAACCACCATCCTCACCCTCACCGGCCTGCCCAATCATACCCAGGCCACGGTCTCTTTTGATCTGTATATTATTCAATCCTGGGACGGCCAAAACGCTTCTTATGGGACGGACTTTTGGTCTTTTCAGCCTCAAGGTGGTTCAGAATTCAAGACAACGTTCGGCATAGCAAATGGACCGCAGTCGTATCCCGATCCCTATCCCGCTGACCATCCTGCGAGAACCGGTGAGAAAGAACATAATGCTCTCGGTTACGGATTTTATGGAGATTCTGTTTATCAACTAAGTTTTACCTTCGCACACAGCGGCGATCTGGCGGTGAGTTTCTGGGCCGCCGGACTACAGGGAATTACGGACGAGTCTTGGGGATTGGACAATGTGAAAGTTGAGGTAAATGCGGCGGCGGTTCCGATTCCTGCCAGCCTGTTCCTCTTCGGTTCCGGGTTGTTGCGCCTGATCGGCATCAGGCGGAAAGGGCAGTAACAGCGCTAAACCTTATAACCTCTACACGTTATTGATGTCTCTTAAGGGGAGAGTCCCAGACTCTCCCCTCAATTTTTCGGGGCCGGTCGGTAGCCAACTAATTGTCAATAAGTATAAATGGCTCACAAACCATGAAAAACGTTTACTGGCAGTACAGGTTTGCAGCCTGTACCGGAATAATTTGCCATATAACTGGAGGTCTAGGCTACTACAGGATTAGAACTCCGGCGGGACTTCTTCCGAAAAGTCATCGAACCGAGTGAATTGATTAGCGAAGTGTAGTTTAAAAACGCCGGTAGGGCCGTTGCGTTGCTTGCCGATGATAATCTCTGCAATCCCCTTGTCGGGAGAATCTTTCCGATAGACCTCATCCCGATAAATAAAGAGTATCACGTCGGCGTCCTGTTCGATAGCGCCCGACTCGCGCAAATCCGCCAGTTGCGGCCGTTTATTCGGTCGTTCTTCTACCCGCCGGTTCAATTGCGAGAGGGCGACGATGGGAATGTTCAGGTCTTTAGCCAATGACTTGAGAGAGCGGGATATTTCCGAAATCTCCTGTTCCCGGCTGCTGCTGTCTCTCCGGCCGCGCATGAGCTGCAGATAGTCGATCAAGACAAGGCCCAGCTCTTTCTCGCGCATCAAGCGCCGGCATTTGGCCCGGACCTCGAGAACGGTCACAGCCGGGGTGTCATCGATATAAATGGGACAATCCATAAGTTTGCCCGCAGCCTCCTGCAGATGAGTCCATTGATCTCGGGTGAGAAAGGCGGCCTGTCGGAGTAGAGAGGCGTCTATGCGGCCGATAGCGCTCAGCAGGCGGCGGACTAACTGCTCTTTAGACATTTCCAGAGAAAAAATAGCCACCGGCGTGTGGGACGTGTGGGCCACATTATAGGCGATATTAAGGGCCAGGGCGGTCTTCCCCATGCTCGGGCGGGCGGCCAAAATAATCAAATCGGATTTTTGCAGCCCGGCGGTGAAACGGTCCAGATCCTGGAAATGGGTGGCCACGCCCGAGGTGATTTCCTTCCGATCGTACAACTTCTCCAATAGGGAGATTTCGTTATCCACCAGTTTATTAAGGTCAAAAAAACCTTGCCGCATTCGAGCCTCAGCAATGGCAAAGATGCGGTTTTCGGCCTCATCTAAAAAAGTATCAACGTCGTCGATCTGCTCATAGCACTCGACGGCAATGCCATTACTGCAGTCAATGAGCTGGCGCAAGATGGATTTTTCCAGGACAATTTTGCTGTAGTATTCGATATTGACCGCGGTTCCGACATTGTCGCTGAGAGAAGCCAGAAATCCGGGTCCCCCAACTGCATCCAGGAGCTGTCGATCGTGCAGCAGGGCCGTAACGGATACCAGGTCAACCGGTTCTCGGCGCTGATAAAGGTTCAGCATAATCTCAAAAATTTTTTGGTGGGTCTCGTGATAAAAATCATTGGGCGATAAGCTGTCGACAATCAGATCCAATGCTCCCGGTTTCAACAGGATGCCGCCCAGAACCGACTGCTCTGCCTCTAGATTGGCCGGAGGCACCCGCCCCTCCGGAAGAGCAGGTTTTTTGCCTTGAGAAGACGCGGGAGTAAACCGGGTCATTGTCTTACCTTATAGATTATAAAGTATTATTAGCAGGTTAAATGGACGTGAAACTGCTGCCGAGGAAAATTACACATCCATATATTCACCTGTCTGGAATAAAAATTCAACTAAAAAACCAGAACCTTTGACAAAAGGTCAACGTTCGAACTCGAAGTATTTCGCAGATAATTCTTTAAACAAAAAATCGGTTGCTCCGGTAGGTGGCTTGCGATACAATTCCCGGAAACATCGTCTTTTTGTGGTTTCAGAAGGAGCCCCGGTATGGAAATCTTTATTTCCGGGTCATTGGCATATGATCGGATCATGGATTTTCCCGGCAAATTCGCCGACCATATATTGCCTGACAAGATTCACATCTTGAACGTTTGTTTTATGGTAAACGGTTTAACAGAAAAATTCGGCGGCACGGCTGGGAATATCGCTTATAGTCTGGCGTTGTTGGAGGAACGACCTCTCGTACTGGCCTCTGCCGGCAAAGATTTTGGCAGCTATGAAGAATGGCTAAAGAAGCACAACCTGCCGCTCATCGGCATCAGAATTATTCCTGAGGAATTTACCGCCAGCGCCTATATCACCACCGACCAGTCCGACAATCAAATCACCGGTTTTAACCCCGGCGCCATGAAATACCGCTCCCTGTTCCAATTCGACGGCATCGATCCTGGTAAAGCAATCGCCATCATCGCCCCAGGAAATCTCGAAGACATGCTCGGATATAGCCAGATTTACCGCGAGAAACAGATCCCTTATATCTTTGATCCGGGTCAATCCATCCCGGCCTGGCAGGAAGACCGCCTCGTGGAAATGCTGACCGGCTCCAACCTGACAATCATCAATGACTATGAGTTGGAGATGATTATCAACAAGACCGGTCTGAGTAAAACCGAGTTGTTACAACGCACCGGCGCTCTCATCACCACCCTCGGAGAACAAGGATCAGTCATTCTGTCCGGTAAAGAAGAGGTGCGGATACCGGCGGTACCGGCATCTCAGGCGCTTGACCCTACCGGTGCCGGGGACGGCTATCGGGCCGGATTGATCAAGGGTCTGGTTATGGGGTTTGGCCTGCAAACCGCCGCCCAGATCGGGGCTGTCTGCGCTACCTATGCGGTGGAATGCCACGGTACCCAGGAGCACTATTTTACCCCGGAAGAGTTCTGGGAGCGCTACCGCACCCAATTCGGGGAAATTTAACGGCGCGTTCGGTCTGTCCTGCAACCAACCGGGGGGGTAGTCATTTAATAGTAATATTACCCGAAATGGGGCACCATACCTCCGGCTAGCAACTCTTTTTTGTAGCGCCCCTGCGGCAGAGAAGACCAAGGGATCATGAAGGCCATCATTGAAAATCTGCATACCCTGCCCCCCACCCGCCTGTTGCATCGCCTACAAGAGCTCTTCCAACAATGGGGTATATATAAACAGAGGCTTATCGTTAACCACGAAGGAGAAAATTACCTCATCGCTTGCGATGAAGAGGCCTTCGTGGTCTACCGCCTGCTGCCGGCACACGGCAAATCCCCCGGCGCCCCTGGCTGGCCGGTCTGCCTTCTGACAGCCAACACCATGGCCGACGAATGCAGCCCACCCCATGACGGCGAAGATCATTTTGCCAGCCGCCTGAGTTTGGCTGATTGGCTGGTTATTATCGAAGAGTTTTACGGTAAAACTTAGCCCCTCTTTAATCTTGAGGTTGCTGCGGCCGCCTTCACCGAATCCTTGTCCATTCCCCCCTGACCGATAATCTTAAACAGAGTCATCCCCTTGTGCAAAGTCTCCTCATATTCCGCCTCCTCCTCAGAGTCGTAGACAATACCGCCGCCGACGGCAAAATGCACCTGATCCTGGTAGCGGATGGCCGTTCGGATGGCGATGCTGAGATCAAGATTGCGGTGCAGTCCCAGGTAGCCGATAGACCCGCAATACACGTGCCGCACTACCGGCTCCAGCTCATCAATGATCTCCATGGCCCGAATCTTGGGACAGCCGGTGATAGAACCGCCCGGGAAGGTGGCCCGGAGAATGTCCACGTGGCTGCAGTCCGGACGCAACCCCCCGGTGACGATTGATACCAGGTGATAGACGTTCTCATAAGCCTCCAGACGTTTGTGTTCCTTCACCCCGATAGTTCCCCCGCAGCAGACCCGGCCCAGATCATTGCGCAGCAGGTCCACAATCATAGATAATTCGGCATCTTCCTTTAGACTGGCCTCCAGCTCGCGCCGGAAGATGGCATCCTCCGACGGTGTTGCCCCTCGAGGTCTGGTCCCTTTAATGGGCCGGGTCTCTAAATATTCCCCCTGCCGGTGAAGAAAACGCTCCATGGAGGTGGAGAGAATCTGAAAGCCGCCGCAGTTGAGGTAGGCATAAAACGGTGCCGGATTGCGGTGGAAGAGTTGCAGGAGCAAGGTGTAAAAATCACCCTGAAAGGGAAAAGAAAAACGCTGCGAGAGATTCACCTGGTAGATATGCCCCTGCCGGATATACTCCCGCGTCCGGGCGACCGCCTGGAGATAACGCTCCCGATCGAACGTGCTCCTTAAGCGCCCCACCGCATATGAAGCCAGTCCGTGATCCGACTGCGCCAGGAGGTCCGCCAACTCCGGCTGATCCCGGCCACCTCCTGCCCGGCCACCGGGAGGTTCGTGCACCACCTGTATCTGCCAACAACGTCCTGCCCAACGGTCCTGCACTACCAATCGCCGGGGGAAGGCCCAGATCATATCCGGCAGGCCTAAATCATCCACTGCATCCTGGGGCAGCCGTTCCAGATGATTCTTCAGTTCATAGGCCAAGAACCCCACCCCCCCGGCGCTAAAGGGCGGTATCGGCGGCTCGCCCGGCAGCTCTAAACTGGCCAGGACCTCCGCCAACACGGTAAACGGATCGGCCTCCCGGCTCTGCACCCCGGCCGCCGCCTGCACCGTTACCTGCCTTCCTTTGGCCTGCATGACCAGGTAAGGATCCCATCCCATAATAGAATAGCGGGAACAATCCAGAGAGCCCCCGGAGAGCAGCAGCATGGCATAGGGCGTCCGCCGCAGACCCCAAAAAAGGTTCTCCAGACCGCCAGGACCGGCCGGCAGGCTTAGAGGTCGGATAATCAGATCAACAACCCGCCCTACCATGATATCAAAACTGTCCTGCCACGGCAGGCAAGGAAAAAGCAGCCGAGGTGGTTCGTTTAAGTCCGGAAAGCCTCCCTACCGGCGCCTTGACCGCGAACCCCGGCGCCAGCCGCAGGAAATTAGCGGCCAGCTCCCGGCCGTACTCGGTAAGAAAAGACTCCGGGTGGAACTGCACCCCATGGAGAGGATAACTCCAGTGGCTCAGTCCCATAATCACCCCATCAGCGCTGTAAGCCGTGACCATGAGCTCCTTGGAAGCCGGGCGGACCATAAGGGAGTGATATCGGGCAGCCCAGAACGGGCAGGGCAGCCCTTTAAACAATCCGATCCCTTGGTGGAAAATCTGATGTCGTTTGCCGTGCACCGGCACCGGGGCCGGCTCGGTAACGCCCCCAAAGACTTCATTAATCGCCTGCATCCCTAAACAGACGCCCAGGATGGGAAGAGTTTTATAAAAGTGAGCGATAACCGCCTTGCTAAGGCCAGCGTCCTGCGGCGCTTTGGGACCCGGAGAGATACAGAGCCAATCAGGCCGAAGGGCCTCAAGTTGGTTCAGGCTGACCTGGTCATGCCGGAAGACCATGACCTCAAGCTCGAATTCAAAAAATAGCTGCACTAGGTTATAGGTAAAAGAATCATAGTTATCGATAATCACCAGCCGCATGATCACCCCCAGAAAAGCAAAAGGCCACCCACTGAGTCTGGGTGGCCTGCGCCTGAACATAACTCACTTATATTCTATTTAATCATCTCAAAAAGTCAATTTTTAAATCTTGCGGCCTAATTTTGCCTTCAGTTTCTCCACCAGTTTATAGGTCATAAAGCGCTGCTGTCTAACCTGCCCTAATTCAATGCCCGGTTTATTAGCCCCGTGGAAATCCGAACCTCCGGTGCAGAGCAACCCCCATTCTTCCGCCAACCGGATAAAGGTTTCCTGCATGTCGGCTGAGTGTTCCGGGTAATAAACCTCCAGGCCAACCAGTCCCCAATCCCGCAACTGGCCCAGTATCATTTTAAAATGTTGGATTGAAGTGTACTGGAGAGTGAAAGGATGAGCTAGAGACGCCACTCCCCCGGAGTCGTTGATCAAGCCGATGGCTTCCTGCGGTGGAAAACGGAATTTTCTCACGTAGGCCGGACCGCTATTACCGATATACCGTTCAAAAGCCTCGTGCAGGTCGGCCACATAACCCTTATTGAGCAGGACCCGGGCAATGTGGGGTCGACCCATCTGCCCGCTGCCACTGACTGCGGCCACCTCCTCTAACGTGATATCAATTCCCAACCGGCGTAATTTGGCAATAATCTGTGGATTACGCTCGGCTCGGGCCCGTTGCAGCACCTGAAGCCGCTCGGCCAATCTTCGGTTGCGAAAATCGATGAAATAGCCCAAGATGTGCATAGAGCCCGGTTCATGTTCGGCACTGATCTCGATACCCGGGATCACTTCCAGCCCAACTTCCTTACCGGCTGCCAGGGCCTCCTCCAGTCCGTCGACGGTGTCGTGATCGGTCAGGGCTATCGCCTGCAATCCTCGGGACTTGGCCTTGATCACCACTTCCCGCGGGGAAAATGAC is a window from the Desulfobacca acetoxidans DSM 11109 genome containing:
- a CDS encoding PHP domain-containing protein; the encoded protein is MKDKSTVYVDLHVHSTASDGSFSPREVVIKAKSRGLQAIALTDHDTVDGLEEALAAGKEVGLEVIPGIEISAEHEPGSMHILGYFIDFRNRRLAERLQVLQRARAERNPQIIAKLRRLGIDITLEEVAAVSGSGQMGRPHIARVLLNKGYVADLHEAFERYIGNSGPAYVRKFRFPPQEAIGLINDSGGVASLAHPFTLQYTSIQHFKMILGQLRDWGLVGLEVYYPEHSADMQETFIRLAEEWGLLCTGGSDFHGANKPGIELGQVRQQRFMTYKLVEKLKAKLGRKI
- a CDS encoding anthranilate synthase component II gives rise to the protein MRLVIIDNYDSFTYNLVQLFFEFELEVMVFRHDQVSLNQLEALRPDWLCISPGPKAPQDAGLSKAVIAHFYKTLPILGVCLGMQAINEVFGGVTEPAPVPVHGKRHQIFHQGIGLFKGLPCPFWAARYHSLMVRPASKELMVTAYSADGVIMGLSHWSYPLHGVQFHPESFLTEYGRELAANFLRLAPGFAVKAPVGRLSGLKRTTSAAFSLPAVAGQF
- the dnaB gene encoding replicative DNA helicase yields the protein MTRFTPASSQGKKPALPEGRVPPANLEAEQSVLGGILLKPGALDLIVDSLSPNDFYHETHQKIFEIMLNLYQRREPVDLVSVTALLHDRQLLDAVGGPGFLASLSDNVGTAVNIEYYSKIVLEKSILRQLIDCSNGIAVECYEQIDDVDTFLDEAENRIFAIAEARMRQGFFDLNKLVDNEISLLEKLYDRKEITSGVATHFQDLDRFTAGLQKSDLIILAARPSMGKTALALNIAYNVAHTSHTPVAIFSLEMSKEQLVRRLLSAIGRIDASLLRQAAFLTRDQWTHLQEAAGKLMDCPIYIDDTPAVTVLEVRAKCRRLMREKELGLVLIDYLQLMRGRRDSSSREQEISEISRSLKSLAKDLNIPIVALSQLNRRVEERPNKRPQLADLRESGAIEQDADVILFIYRDEVYRKDSPDKGIAEIIIGKQRNGPTGVFKLHFANQFTRFDDFSEEVPPEF
- a CDS encoding anthranilate synthase component I family protein — translated: MVGRVVDLIIRPLSLPAGPGGLENLFWGLRRTPYAMLLLSGGSLDCSRYSIMGWDPYLVMQAKGRQVTVQAAAGVQSREADPFTVLAEVLASLELPGEPPIPPFSAGGVGFLAYELKNHLERLPQDAVDDLGLPDMIWAFPRRLVVQDRWAGRCWQIQVVHEPPGGRAGGGRDQPELADLLAQSDHGLASYAVGRLRSTFDRERYLQAVARTREYIRQGHIYQVNLSQRFSFPFQGDFYTLLLQLFHRNPAPFYAYLNCGGFQILSTSMERFLHRQGEYLETRPIKGTRPRGATPSEDAIFRRELEASLKEDAELSMIVDLLRNDLGRVCCGGTIGVKEHKRLEAYENVYHLVSIVTGGLRPDCSHVDILRATFPGGSITGCPKIRAMEIIDELEPVVRHVYCGSIGYLGLHRNLDLSIAIRTAIRYQDQVHFAVGGGIVYDSEEEAEYEETLHKGMTLFKIIGQGGMDKDSVKAAAATSRLKRG
- a CDS encoding carbohydrate kinase family protein, yielding MEIFISGSLAYDRIMDFPGKFADHILPDKIHILNVCFMVNGLTEKFGGTAGNIAYSLALLEERPLVLASAGKDFGSYEEWLKKHNLPLIGIRIIPEEFTASAYITTDQSDNQITGFNPGAMKYRSLFQFDGIDPGKAIAIIAPGNLEDMLGYSQIYREKQIPYIFDPGQSIPAWQEDRLVEMLTGSNLTIINDYELEMIINKTGLSKTELLQRTGALITTLGEQGSVILSGKEEVRIPAVPASQALDPTGAGDGYRAGLIKGLVMGFGLQTAAQIGAVCATYAVECHGTQEHYFTPEEFWERYRTQFGEI